CCTTAAGGGGGTTAGTGAATTCTACCCTAATTTGCactatatttttgtatttatatagttgacataaatatatatatataacatgtatATACTTATTAGGATAAAACATTGACCATAGACAAACATTAGCCTATGAACTAAATACAGACATAATCCAATGATTTCATGCAATCGTAACTCATTAAAACTGGTATCAAATACCATCTGTCGCCATAATTCTCAATTTGCTTTTTATCAATCTGCATTTTCAGTCCAAGCATTGGAGATCAAATATAGAAATAGAATCAGATAATACAAATTTCGGCTAGACCATTACTGTTTTACTCGTGTCTTTCGTTTTCCGGACAATCCAAGGACAGGAGAAAGGTTGTAGGAATTATGATTCGGATCTCAAACTAACTGACAATCACCTATTAAAGATAAGTGTATTAACCAAATGAGCTAAGCTCCGTGTTTTAGTATTAATGTCCAGAAATTCAAGCAGCAGGCTTGGCTATTGCCTAGGAAAAAAAAGGCCAGGAGCATTATCCTTGTAGGCATACCAAGATTCAAAGAAGCAAAAACTGAGGCAAAAAAAGAAAGGCAGCTTAATGAAGTAAGCATGGTGCAGAGTTTTACCTCCCCATCTctttacatataattttgaaGATAACTATAAACTACCATAGGTTTCATGCACCCTGCAGATAATGGCATCTACATTGATTGACAAATGGGTTTAATACTGAGAATAAAGTGGGCAAGGAGGAGATGAACCAATTTCAGAAACAAACAGAATCTTCGTAAATTACATCCTCTTTCTTGGgcctaaaattctaaaaagcaGGCAACGAAGCAAGAGGCTAATCGAATTGTTGAATGAGATTCGATGATCATCGGTTTTTAAATATTGCAGTCTCTTTGGAACATTAGGGGCAGGGTATGGTGCCCACAAGAAATGGGAGTCCAATGCAAAAAAACTGCTTCTAGATAAAAGTTATCTGCAATTACTTCTAACTAACCAAGCAAGAACCTAAAAACGTCCGTAAGCGACACGACGCCTTCTACACGGTTACTGCCGGCTTCCACAATGACAAGCCGTCGAACACCTGAAATCAGGATGGggataatattataatgtcatACAGTGATATATATTCGAAATTATAGTACATGATTTATCGGACTTGAAGGCCAATATGTGTCCATATATATTTCAGTGCTACATTTAAAAAAAGACCCATCCATAAAATCATTATCCTTCTTTTTTAAAtggagtttaaaaataaaaaaaatgagagaaagtCACCAGGGTTTGCCAATTGTTCCATCACTTTAAGCAATGTATCAGTGCGCAAACACATCTGACATCTTTGACTTCTCATCTCATAAGGAGTGTTTGAATCTTGTCCCAATTGCAATGCCTAATGAGTACATAGAGAAGAAAAGTTAGGAAACAAGTTTTCTGCAAAATCAGAAGATAATGGTTTTGAACCAAATAGGATCATCTGAATTTGAGTAGATCTAATGTATGTTACTTAAGAAATGACAAATATTCTTACTTTTCATTTTCGTAAGAAAGTGAAATGGATTCATATAATCAGAGAAAAACTTAACCTTCGCTTGGTAGGGTGGCTAGCCAAAAACATAAAGATAAAACAATGTTGGAAGAGAAAAGTGAAAAGATAGAATATACATATTTCCATAGGAGTGCTTGGTAGGCAAGATGAAAAAGTTAGTATTTACTTTCCATCTATTGCTCGGCaggttgaaaattgaaaagaaagaaaacaaaaacttgTATGATTTTAAGCATGGAAAAGGTAAATTTAAACATGATGGACAATCTTGTAAATACGCAAAAACTTGACTCACTCCTCTACCATTTTCTCTCCTAGTATGTTGCCACTTTCGAATAATTTGCTTTccgaaaaagagagaaaaacggtcatcttttttattttctttcctctaacTATTCTCTCACACTAAGCAAACTCAAAATGACCCAAACAAGTAATCCAAAAGATCAAacttaatttaagtataattcttttaaaaaataattgattaaacGCAATACTTacaaactaaattattaatttgttttacatttttatcatttaacttgTAACTTGAAAttgtattatcattatttattgtCATAAAATAGACTTGTCCATGGGTCAGACTATGCAGCAGCTCAGCTCCAAAAAAACTTACTAAGCCAAAGGCTCGAATTCGGCCCAGCCCAACAATACATTTTTATAAGCAATTACACTGCAAGATTTTAGTCCAAGACTACCAATAAAAATTAGGGTAAGAAGTCTTAAAATTTCCACCTCTCTAAGGATTATCAGCTTCAAAGCATCATTGACACATCCAACCTTGTTTTGGTAGCCAAATGCATAAAACAGATACCAGGAAGAAGACAGAACCTTACCTGATAAATGGTCATTTCGTTTAGATTATGCGTATAAGCTCTGCCTTTTGCCAAAGCCGTTATGTCACTGAAAATAAGATAACAAAATTGAGAACAATTACCACCCTCAATCCAAGATCACAGTAAGTTCTGCTTgcaagaaagaaaatcaatcGAGAATGACGCCTTACCTCCGACTATATATGTCCAGTAACGAGTCATTGTCATCAACTATAGGTATTGAACTTACTCGAGCTGTGAAGACAAAGGGAAAAACCTTAtcatactatatataaaacataagcACATTATTATCTCTTATCTTTTTAGGTTGAATCTCAAGGTATTAAGCTTAACCTTGTCCGTAACTTCAAACAAAATCACAAATATCTTCTCTTTCATACCTTGAACTAGCATATTTAATGCTGAACTAAGAGAAGCAGTAGGTCTCAGCATTGCAAATGGCCGACTGCTGGATTCGCCGATTCTTGGAACCCATGTACCCAGAGGGATTGCATAAATAGGTAATTGCAGTACGGGCAAAGAACCAGAACAATGTTTAAAATACCTGCATAAGCCTAGAAAATCAAATTCCATCGGTTAGGAAAATCATTTACTTCCCaacaaataagtaaaagaacatatatattattaatcgaaaaataataaaaggctCACATTTTAGTATTCCAGAAAGAGAAGCAAGATGTAATAATTGGGGAAATGAACCGTCTTCTGAGGATGAATGGATAACAGGAACTATAGCTACTCCactttgcaaaattttcaaagctacATCCTTCAAGTTATCACATGGCCCAGCCTGTATGATCAACAAGGGCCCTCGTAAACAcaactattaaaaaatatgcTTTTTCTCAAATGGCACAGAACAAGGGAAACAAGAGATGAAGCAGAAAGCCATGAAATTAGAACATATAACAGAAGGGAACCCAAAGAGGCAGCCTTTTCAAAACACCAAACAAAAGGGAGCATAGCATGTAATAAATAGGCATTGGCAACCAAAGatgggaaaaaaagaaaggaaatgatAGAGTGTTCTTTTTCCTAACGAAGACCATTTTACTTGCACACAGTTGTCATATGAGGAGCATGATCATTGATTCTTTTCCATTGTCATTATTACATAGAATAATCATTACTCAAATGGTTATTGATTCATTGTTATCATTACATAGAACAAGGTTGCCTCGGGAGGAGCATAGCTGCATGGAATTACTCCAACCTTGGCCCTAATTCTTTCAACAGTCTCATTATATACGTCAGgctgaaattttctttcttattgctAGATAATGTTCCAAGGAGCACTTTACTTATGTTTTGGCCGGCTTTATTAACTCATAATGAAATGTGCTTTCCTTGTCACTAGAATTCTTGCAGCTATATAATTTCTATTCCCAGAATATGACTATAAACTTGTTTTCTCACTTGATATAATTCTTAAAATGCAGTATAACCACATTGGTAGTTGAGCCAAAACAAGAATCTGGAAGACATAATAGCAGAATAAACATCTAGTTAGGCCAGTCACCATCCATACCTCACACTACACCTAGATGATGTATGCATGTCTATACTAAAACGTAAACATACAAACATGAATAGAGAAACAGCTCCGCTCATTTGTACAAACAAACAGAAAATGCACGTGCATGAGCATAAAAATAACATCTTTCGTGATTTATCATCCAAGGCAAATCACCATATTAAACACTAACATAGATGAGATGTTTTGGAATTGGTCTCCCATGCCCATCAACTTGCCGGTTCATGTATGCCTTTCCCTCTTTCCAAGCAGAAATAGTGTGTGTTTCAAGCTCTTCCTCTGTCAGATTTGATCCATGATTTCCAAGCtgcataatgaaaatttttagcatTAAGAGAAATATACAGGACAGAAGATCCATCTACCAGACTATCTAATATTAATATCCTGAAACTTTCTAGTTATTTGGAATTAGAGTAAAAGGAAAATTCTtgctaaatttttgaaaacttgatAGTACCAAAACATTTATTTCTGCATTGGAAACATACCTCTCTCAGAATCAATATAAAATCTGAAGCACTCAGAACTCCAACAAACTTCCCCTTGCAATTGTCCCAAAGCGGAGCCAAAGCAATACCCTGATAACAGCTAGACTCAGAAATACTATGTATCCGAACTATTAATAAGCAACAAGCAAATATGCATGAATGTTATCAAAAACATACATGATGTCAATATCGAGAGTAAACACATCTACGGCTAGAAAAGGCTCTAAGAAGCATTAGCAAAAGAAAATTACAGAGGTTTctgcttctttctttctttctttatttgtttttctatggTGGCTGAGTATAAGGCTATGCAGAACATGTATTTCATCCAGAAATAAATTCAGGAAGCATTAAATGAGAATAACCATATTCATTCCTCAGATATCCCATAACTGATACCTGCTCAGACAGAATATGAAATGCTTGCTTTACAGGCAAATTAACATCCAAGGCAACAACCTGTAAGGCAAATCTGTCTAAATTAGCAAAGTGGATTAACATGCACTGATCAGAATCAAACATGCAGGGAATGTGTAAATTGTGAAGGAGGGTCAATAGGAATGCATCCAAACCTTGCCTGACTCGGGGAGTAGCTCATAAGCAGTATGTGCTGCCAAGAATACAGAGATGCGATGACGGCAGGCCTGTACATCCTCTTCTGAAATCCTTGGCATTGCTTGATTCAATGTAACTGCAGAGATTCGATGCTGCATTGCAGAAAGGTATCAAAATCCACTTGCACGAGAAagtaaaaggaaataaaaaggcATTAGTGAATGAAAACTATACAAGGTAATAAAGAGGCATTAGTGAATGAAAAAGTATACAAGGAGCATGATGAGCATGCATTAAGAACAAAAATGCAGCACGCACCAATCATATGCAGACTACAGAGTTTGCACAGGCAACTAGATTTGTGACAACTTAAACTACTATAAAAAAAAGTCCAAATCATTAGACTCCATTTGGTATTTCTATTGGAACTGCATTTGTCTGCAAATGCAATGTCAAAGTCAAACAAGGTCACATTTTCAGTAAAAAAAGAACCTGAATTGCAATGAGCTGTTAGCAATCACAAAAAGCAACTTCCTACCTGCTTTTGCAAAATCTACTTTTGCCAGTATGATGAGttttcattttatacaatttttaaactCAATCACAAACCTAAACTAGgccttaaaactaaaaatattttcagtaaGTCATGTACACAATTATGGAATATAACTAGCGCTTACTGTGAGACCGGTATCCACTTCCATGCTATTCAGTACATCCAAACGAGGTTGCACCTGAGCAACCTCTACAGGTACAGGTAAAGCGTCGAAAGTATTAACTATTCCATATTCACCATTCTTGTGAGGTTGCCGTTCATCATGTCGCCATTCACCATCAACAAGAAACTTGTACTGCAAGGGAGAACCAACACAAACCTAAAATACTAGGATTGACACGTTCCATAATAGCTTGACAACAAAGCCATCCTAAACTAAATCTTATCAACAATAGTACTTGACACGCTGAACTGATAAAACTTACCactgagagaaaaagaaattacccatataatatttctaaaaattttagaatttcgaGTTCCTATAGAGCAAACTAACTAACCTCATGGCAACCATGTGATACGGCACAAACGGCTTGAAAGACATTGGGGGCACCTTCAACCTGAGACATTGGCACCAACTCGGCCCACCTTAATTTTCAAACcattaatcattaatctaaatACTAATCATAAACCTAAACATTATAGTTTTGATATCAATAacaataacttttttattaaaaaaaagtctcACCTATTGAAAGAACCAGAAATGAAGACATTTCTTCCACCATATGGCCATGTAAATTGAATTGGAAACAGCATCATACCGGCAGTGGTTACTCTGCTGGCCTCCCGGACTGAATTCATATCCGAAGCAAACATTTGACAGCTGTATATATAATTCTATAAAAAAAGTTCCTAGCAATCAGTGTTTTTgaaacttttcttttcctttaaccaCTGCAGAGAAacctattaaaaaaaatatatcataagaTCAAAAGCTTGGCTTTTTAGTACACGCAAAACCTAACTTTAAAagattttgtattttgaaaaaaagaagaagcgaATTTGACACTCACCAAAACAAACGAATTTGCAAGTCACCAAAACAAtggagacaaaaaaaaaaaaaacctttgaaatTGGTATGACAAATTCAGTTAAATGTCGAATCCCTAAAAATggaattggaaaataaaaaagaaaagaaaattacttgAATGTATAGAACATAGGTTTAAAGATCGTAGGGTTTTTCCGATATGATCGaatctgtttttcttttttaataatttctttttaattttgagaaccCTAAttagaaaatagataaataagtCTTTGAAAGGGACGTTGAACGGTAATTATCATCTTTGTGTCggggtaaaataaataaaaaggagatTTGGAAGCTGATGGGCATTTTTTTTACTGTGGAGTTTGGGGGTAAGTTAACGGTGTTTTCAACTGTCTAACCTGTAAATTGCTTCGGTTAATGTCTCATGTTTGTTTTTGGCCTGCTAACCACGTGCGGTTACTTGGTAGGACCCATTATTCATAAACACCAATCAAATTTAGTACatctttcttattattattacaagAATATAACACACTTATGATGCTCCGTTAACatacttataaaaaatatataaggataaaattgagatactaaaataatcatatttaaattttattatatttatatattattttagttttatataaaaacataaaataatgttttcaaatttgtatttatgaatttttaatttaacaattggACTAAATTCGATTAATAGTGatattaatcttattaaaaatttaaatagtagtACAAgtataattcttaaatttttaaaaatattgagaaaGTAAATAATACTTAATTTATCATCTATACCTTATATATTGAAACTGTCCCTAAATGGTTTCTtttgggtttttgatgtattGAAAAACTTGATAtcaagttaaatatatatatatatatatatatatatatatggaaaaattAAGTTTGGGTTTGATTCAATGAGATGaacttgatttttgaaaaaatttggaTAGTTTTGTcgtttttacataaaataactttaattgtttgacaattttttaaaatttgtttttactaaaacaaatgcaatataaatatatttgttacaaaatattaattgtagcATCTccttttaataatcaaaatttattttataataaaataatattttatcataattaatatcatatatacattcttttggttatcatatatataaacttaataataaacaatgtttaattaaaatttaatttaaaatggcATGTATTACATATATGAGTGTGGATATTGGATAGTAACACATTATAGTTGGAAGAGATAAATAAAGCTAAGCATGATTTAAACAGATACACATGtctatataattaaaatcttcatattttatactataaaacatttattattaaaatattaatataaaattctttaatagtaccgtttaaattttattaaatcttttcattaaaaactgTTCAATGGTATAAggtttaatatattaaaaacaaaaataaaaatatttataagaaaaagagacgttgaattttgaaattaagagGGGAGAGGAAAATGCAAAAAGACATATTTTGGAGTAGAGAAAAAAGGAGAAATAAAAAGAGGTAAAACACGACTATCATGCAACTCATTTGCTTGAGTGTAGAGGACACATGTCTTTTTGCCATCTTTTAGGATTTCatgatttattttctatttgttatgTTCGGTTGAAAATAGTAATAGAGAATTGCTCTTCATGTGGGTATTATGGGTTCACTCTActttttattcttcctttttccTTTCTATTCTATGTATTATGAGtttttttatcctttatttttattgaactTGTGCTTCTTTCTACTCGGGTTTGGTTCTTCTTCTGCTTCATGCTCATATGTCCTGACAGTCTAGGAATCTAATGGGAAGGGCACGTTTAACTTAGACAAAAGCAAGTGCTCTTTCGGATACCACCAATGGTTATGAAGCACTTTATGTTTGTGAGTTCCAGAGTTATGAAACCTTTTAAATGAAGCATTATTGCCTTTCATTATTACACATTTTTGTTTCAATCTACCAACACAAGCTTTACCTATTTGTTACTAGATGCCCAGTAAACCTATAGAACCTTTCGGAATGTCATTCAAGTGGATATAATTTAACTATTCCTCGTTGCTTTTTATCTCCATTGTTGCCTGCTTTAATGCAAGTATCTGTCTTTTCTAACTCATCATGTTCTTTCTTTAGGGGTTGTTCATGCAGTGGAAAAAGGTACAAAGCATTGTAAACCCTCTCAACACATAACTCATCACTCCTAAAAGTCAATTACTTTTCTTTATTGTTGAGGCACACGTGTGAGTGGTACTTGGTAGTGCCCATTACTATTCATCACCGcgaaaataaagcaaaatttctcgttttagtaattttgtgaaacaaaATCTTTGAGCTATTTaactttgatgatattttgaataGATGAAAGTGAAAACCAAATCGTTGCTATGTGAAAATTGGATtggattaaaaatttataacctTTGTAATATGGAGAATTGTTCGGGATCGAGTTGTTGTTTACCTTGAAGGTTGAATCTCcatcagattatattttattggactctattactattttatttttgctatctTATAATGGTTGATTTTAAAGAATTGGATTCACTAATATGTTAGTAAGTccatattgatatatattttcaagGCTTGTATAGTTTATGCAAGAGAACATATtgagataattttatttgttcattgtGGAATTAATTGTGCGAGTGTAACGGAAGTGTAAACTTTTAGTGTTTACCATCTAAATTTTTAGGTGGATGGTTTGGAGGTGAGTCTTCTAGTATTTACgtataaagataataaaattagtcactaaactaataaaattaaactacgaaaaattaaattacgaaaacaaaccttaatattatttgttattttatttacacaATTTTTGCAGAGTTATTTCGTAATAACCACTGCAATCAAACATTTTCATTCGACTTGTATATTTGAGCAGTTGAAAACTTAAGGTTACAACATTTACCTTTTATACAACTAAGCTTTTGTCTTATGCCTTTATGAGCAGCCAAAAAGAATTCATTGTAAACTTCTATTAAGTGACAGaatatttaattgtattctATTGATTGACATacaatttgatttataattttaattgaagtgatgTCATATTGAGTGCTTCAACTATGTTTGGGGGTacattttggattttttttccaTCAAAAGGTAAtatattctattaaaaaaaccTTACAAATATGAGAACAAAGAAACCTCATAAAAGAACCTAAGTATGAACATTGAGACAAAAGGCTTCATCTCCTAAACAACTTAGGAACAAAGTTCAACAAGGAGTAGGAAGTCCATTCTTATCCAAAATGTGGACtagaaaaagatggcaaaactTTCATCCAATTCAAGTTGATCATTCCATTTTTATACTGAGTAGCAACCCAGTCTGTAGCCATATTGGCAAATTTTTTCACAGCCTGCATTCGAACCTATGGCATTTCTTtcaaaacaatatcaaatttataaagaaGAGGTTTCAATTTCCATATTTTCCTTCTGTCTTTTTGCAGTGCTTCCTTAAGAACTATTTGTGAATCAGTTTCTAGGATACCTTATTGATACTTTTTTTGCAATATCTAGCTCCTTCCATAAGAAAAGCCATTGCTTCAGCCACTTAAGGAGAATCAGCATAGAATCTTCTACCCATCCC
This genomic window from Gossypium raimondii isolate GPD5lz chromosome 10, ASM2569854v1, whole genome shotgun sequence contains:
- the LOC105777472 gene encoding sucrose nonfermenting 4-like protein isoform X2 encodes the protein MFASDMNSVREASRVTTAGMMLFPIQFTWPYGGRNVFISGSFNRWAELVPMSQVEGAPNVFQAVCAVSHGCHEHRISAVTLNQAMPRISEEDVQACRHRISVFLAAHTAYELLPESGKVVALDVNLPVKQAFHILSEQGIALAPLWDNCKGKFVGVLSASDFILILRELGNHGSNLTEEELETHTISAWKEGKAYMNRQVDGHGRPIPKHLIYAGPCDNLKDVALKILQSGVAIVPVIHSSSEDGSFPQLLHLASLSGILKCLCRYFKHCSGSLPVLQLPIYAIPLGTWVPRIGESSSRPFAMLRPTASLSSALNMLVQARVSSIPIVDDNDSLLDIYSRSDITALAKGRAYTHNLNEMTIYQALQLGQDSNTPYEMRSQRCQMCLRTDTLLKVMEQLANPGVRRLVIVEAGSNRVEGVVSLTDVFRFLLG
- the LOC105777472 gene encoding sucrose nonfermenting 4-like protein isoform X1, with translation MFASDMNSVREASRVTTAGMMLFPIQFTWPYGGRNVFISGSFNRWAELVPMSQVEGAPNVFQAVCAVSHGCHEYKFLVDGEWRHDERQPHKNGEYGIVNTFDALPVPVEVAQVQPRLDVLNSMEVDTGLTHRISAVTLNQAMPRISEEDVQACRHRISVFLAAHTAYELLPESGKVVALDVNLPVKQAFHILSEQGIALAPLWDNCKGKFVGVLSASDFILILRELGNHGSNLTEEELETHTISAWKEGKAYMNRQVDGHGRPIPKHLIYAGPCDNLKDVALKILQSGVAIVPVIHSSSEDGSFPQLLHLASLSGILKCLCRYFKHCSGSLPVLQLPIYAIPLGTWVPRIGESSSRPFAMLRPTASLSSALNMLVQARVSSIPIVDDNDSLLDIYSRSDITALAKGRAYTHNLNEMTIYQALQLGQDSNTPYEMRSQRCQMCLRTDTLLKVMEQLANPGVRRLVIVEAGSNRVEGVVSLTDVFRFLLG